In the genome of Dyadobacter fermentans DSM 18053, the window TTCTGCAACAGACAGTACGCGGATTTTTTCATTATGTTGCTTAAGAGGAATTGTATCTGTTACAATCAGCTCTTCGAGCACCGAGTTGGCAATATTTTCATGCGCCTTACCCGACATGATCGCGTGCGTACTGATGGCCCTCACCGAAGTGGCGCCCTTATCGAGGATAATTTCAGCAGCCTTGCAAAGCGTTCCTCCCGTATCGATCAGGTCATCTACCAGTACCACATCCATGCCTTCCACATCACCGATCACCTGCATGCTCGCGATTTCGTTGGCACGTTTGCGGTGCTTGTCGCAGAGGATCATGTCCGCATTGAGGAACTTGGCAAAGTTCCGCGCACGGGCAGCGCCGCCCACGTCGGGTGATGCGATCAGAAGATTTTTGAGGTTCAGGGATTTGATATAAGGAACAAAAATCGAGGTTCCTTCGAGGTGGTCAACGGGCAGGTCCAGGAAACCCTGGATTTGTCCGGCATGTAAATCTATGGTCATCACGCGGTCGACGCCCACAGCTGTGAGCAGGTTTGCCACGACTTTCGCAGCGATCGCCACCCGCGGTTTGTCCTTTCTGTCTTGGCGGGCATAGCCGAAATAGGGGATTACCACCGTCACATAATGCGCCGAAGCGCGACGTGCCGCATCCACCATCAGCAGCAGCTCCATCAGGTTATCGGCCGGAGGGAATGTGGATTGGATCAAAAAAACGTCACAACCCCGGATCGACTCCTCGAAACTAGGGGACAATTCACCGTCGCTGAACTTGCGCAACGTGTAGCCTCCCAGCTCTTTACCATAATACCTGGCAATGTCTTTGGCCAAATATTCGGACTGACT includes:
- a CDS encoding ribose-phosphate pyrophosphokinase yields the protein MGSFNTVKIFSGSQSEYLAKDIARYYGKELGGYTLRKFSDGELSPSFEESIRGCDVFLIQSTFPPADNLMELLLMVDAARRASAHYVTVVIPYFGYARQDRKDKPRVAIAAKVVANLLTAVGVDRVMTIDLHAGQIQGFLDLPVDHLEGTSIFVPYIKSLNLKNLLIASPDVGGAARARNFAKFLNADMILCDKHRKRANEIASMQVIGDVEGMDVVLVDDLIDTGGTLCKAAEIILDKGATSVRAISTHAIMSGKAHENIANSVLEELIVTDTIPLKQHNEKIRVLSVAEIFAKAIGRIRDHESISSLFINNQ